One part of the Bacillota bacterium genome encodes these proteins:
- a CDS encoding ribonuclease J, whose amino-acid sequence MKDGNSVMIIPLGGLGEIGKNIMALRIRNNIIVVDGGLMFPEDEMLGIDLVIPDISYLLENREYVRGILLTHGHEDHIGALPYILRELNVPIYGTRLTLGLVEAKLKESNFEEPVKTRCIRPGDSVELGPFHVEFIRVSHSIADAVALGIKTPFGTIVHTGDFKLDQTPVNNETTDYHKFAELGREGVLVLLSDSTNAERPGYTLSERVVGETFDKTFRNARERIIIACFASNIHRIQQAITTAHKYNRKVAVVGRSMINVVNIAWELGYLEIPPGTLVDLDEIQLLPKHKVVILTTGSQGEPMSALTRMVMCDHKRIEIIPGDTVIISSSPIPGNEKLIHRTIDHLFRQGADVIYEPFSGVHVSGHASQEELKLMINLVRPKFFIPIHGEYRHLIKHAQLAREVGIPPANIFVAENGQVLEFNSEQGAVAGRVTAGKVLVDGLGIGDVGNIVLRDRKQLSQDGIFIIVVTINKETGAVIAGPDIVSRGFVYVRESEELLEEAKEKIRHILKQCEEEQTTEWAAIKSYMREIVGKFLYERTRRRPMILPIIMEV is encoded by the coding sequence ATGAAAGATGGGAATTCCGTAATGATCATTCCGCTGGGAGGACTTGGCGAGATCGGAAAAAATATTATGGCCTTGCGGATTCGAAATAATATTATCGTGGTCGACGGGGGTCTCATGTTTCCCGAAGATGAAATGCTTGGAATCGATCTGGTGATTCCGGACATCTCGTATCTCCTCGAAAACAGAGAGTACGTTCGAGGAATTCTTCTAACCCATGGCCACGAGGACCACATTGGAGCCCTTCCGTATATATTGAGAGAACTTAACGTACCAATTTACGGAACCAGGCTAACACTGGGTTTAGTTGAAGCAAAATTAAAAGAAAGCAATTTTGAAGAGCCGGTTAAAACCCGGTGCATCCGCCCGGGAGATTCCGTCGAACTCGGCCCTTTTCATGTTGAATTCATCAGGGTCAGCCACAGCATAGCCGACGCCGTTGCCCTGGGCATTAAAACTCCCTTTGGGACGATTGTTCATACGGGGGACTTCAAGCTGGATCAGACACCGGTTAATAATGAAACTACAGATTACCACAAATTTGCGGAACTCGGAAGAGAGGGGGTGCTCGTCCTCTTATCGGACAGTACAAATGCCGAAAGGCCCGGCTACACTTTGTCCGAACGGGTTGTAGGAGAAACCTTCGACAAAACCTTTCGTAATGCACGAGAGCGCATTATCATTGCCTGCTTTGCGTCTAATATTCACCGCATTCAGCAGGCGATTACAACCGCTCATAAGTACAATCGAAAAGTGGCTGTCGTCGGAAGAAGCATGATCAACGTTGTCAACATTGCTTGGGAACTGGGGTACCTCGAAATTCCTCCGGGAACCCTGGTAGACCTTGATGAAATTCAGCTCCTCCCGAAACACAAGGTTGTCATTTTAACCACGGGAAGTCAGGGTGAACCCATGTCCGCTTTGACGAGAATGGTAATGTGCGATCACAAGAGAATCGAAATCATCCCGGGTGACACTGTTATAATTTCGTCAAGCCCGATTCCCGGCAATGAAAAATTAATCCACCGGACCATTGATCATCTGTTCCGGCAGGGCGCGGATGTCATTTACGAACCCTTCTCGGGGGTCCATGTTTCCGGCCACGCAAGCCAGGAAGAGTTAAAATTGATGATCAATCTTGTCAGACCCAAGTTTTTCATTCCCATCCATGGCGAATACCGGCATTTAATAAAACATGCCCAGCTTGCCAGGGAAGTGGGAATTCCGCCGGCGAACATTTTTGTTGCTGAAAACGGACAGGTCCTGGAATTCAACTCCGAACAGGGAGCAGTTGCCGGAAGAGTAACTGCAGGGAAGGTCCTGGTCGATGGACTGGGAATCGGAGACGTGGGAAACATCGTCCTGCGGGACCGGAAACAACTTTCTCAAGATGGAATTTTTATCATTGTGGTGACAATTAATAAAGAAACAGGAGCCGTTATTGCCGGTCCTGATATTGTCTCACGGGGGTTTGTATATGTGCGCGAGTCTGAAGAATTGCTTGAAGAGGCCAAAGAAAAGATCCGCCATATCCTCAAACAGTGTGAGGAGGAGCAAACCACGGAATGGGCTGCAATAAAATCTTATATGCGGGAAATCGTGGGGAAGTTCCTCTACGAGCGAACCCGGCGCAGACCAATGATCCTGCCCATTATCATGGAGGTGTAA
- the dpsA gene encoding dipicolinate synthase subunit DpsA produces the protein MGLDLKGIKIAVIGGDQRQLFLIPELVRLGADVTAVGFLPCPGLSQVQLHGTLEAALKDAHVLILPVQGTDPEGRIKTLDGNCSLTFTSEIAKTIPAGTLVIIGSAREILRNRAIEYGWKLIEIADLDEVAILNAIPSAEGALQIAMEQLPITIHNSKSFVLGFGRLGKTLARMLQGIGAQTTVVARGRADLARIFEMGYRPVSFAELPQVISEAEIIFNTVPALILDEQMLSLLQKDALIIDLASHPGGTDFAAAKKLGIQAILAPGLPGKVAPKTSGKILARVIPQLILRELSRIG, from the coding sequence ATGGGCTTGGATCTGAAGGGTATTAAGATCGCAGTCATTGGAGGAGACCAGCGGCAACTTTTTTTAATTCCGGAACTTGTCCGCTTGGGTGCAGATGTCACCGCTGTGGGATTCCTCCCCTGTCCCGGATTGAGCCAGGTCCAACTTCATGGAACCCTTGAAGCTGCCTTAAAGGATGCTCATGTCCTGATTCTCCCTGTACAGGGTACGGATCCTGAAGGAAGAATTAAAACACTTGACGGCAACTGCAGTCTTACCTTCACCTCTGAAATTGCAAAAACTATCCCAGCCGGCACCCTCGTCATCATCGGCTCCGCAAGAGAAATTCTGCGCAACCGGGCAATTGAATACGGGTGGAAGCTAATTGAAATCGCCGATTTGGACGAAGTTGCCATCTTAAATGCAATCCCTTCTGCCGAGGGTGCGCTCCAAATTGCAATGGAGCAATTGCCAATTACAATTCACAATAGCAAATCGTTCGTTCTCGGCTTTGGGCGTCTGGGCAAAACCCTGGCGCGCATGCTGCAGGGTATTGGAGCGCAGACAACGGTGGTCGCAAGAGGACGTGCTGACCTGGCGCGCATTTTTGAAATGGGTTACCGCCCGGTCTCATTTGCCGAACTGCCCCAGGTCATCTCTGAAGCAGAAATAATCTTTAATACCGTTCCTGCCCTGATCTTAGATGAGCAGATGCTTTCTTTGCTCCAAAAAGACGCCCTTATCATCGATCTTGCTTCACATCCGGGGGGAACAGATTTCGCCGCCGCAAAAAAATTGGGCATCCAGGCAATCCTTGCGCCAGGCTTGCCCGGTAAGGTAGCGCCTAAAACAAGTGGCAAGATCCTTGCCCGGGTTATTCCCCAACTTATTCTCCGTGAACTATCGAGAATAGGTTAA
- a CDS encoding aspartate-semialdehyde dehydrogenase — translation MAKNYRVAVVGATGAVGQEILKVLQERDFPISDLKLLASPRSEGKKLKFGSEELTVLQAKPETFTGVEIAFFAGGPISKELVPEAVKRGAVAIDNSSAFRLEPWVPLVVPEVNPEDLENHQGVIANPNCSTIILVVPLKPIHDVARIKRVVVSTYQAVSGAGREAIEELLLQTRQVLAGEPVNPRVFPYQIAFNLIPHIDTFGENGYSREEMKLLLETQKILHDQEIKITATTVRVPVIRSHSESVNIETERKLTPEEVREILGRAPGVVIQDDLPNLQYPMPLYTSHRDEVFVGRIRNDFSHEQALNLWIAADQLRKGAATNAVQIAEILVNRNLL, via the coding sequence ATGGCAAAGAACTATCGGGTTGCTGTGGTTGGCGCTACAGGAGCAGTTGGTCAGGAGATCCTTAAGGTCCTCCAGGAGCGCGATTTCCCGATCAGCGATCTCAAGCTGCTGGCCAGTCCCCGGTCAGAGGGGAAAAAACTTAAATTTGGGTCTGAAGAACTCACAGTTCTGCAAGCCAAACCTGAAACTTTTACAGGAGTTGAAATTGCCTTTTTTGCAGGGGGCCCCATCAGCAAAGAACTCGTCCCTGAAGCTGTGAAAAGGGGAGCGGTTGCGATAGATAACAGCAGTGCTTTTCGGCTCGAACCCTGGGTTCCCCTGGTTGTCCCCGAGGTTAATCCCGAAGATCTCGAAAATCATCAGGGTGTAATTGCCAATCCTAACTGTTCTACAATTATTCTGGTTGTACCGCTCAAACCGATTCACGACGTAGCCCGCATTAAAAGGGTGGTTGTCTCTACCTACCAGGCGGTTTCAGGTGCCGGAAGGGAAGCCATTGAAGAATTGCTTCTGCAAACCAGGCAGGTATTGGCAGGCGAACCCGTTAACCCTCGAGTTTTTCCTTATCAAATCGCCTTTAATCTCATCCCCCACATAGATACTTTCGGAGAAAACGGCTATTCACGCGAGGAAATGAAGCTTCTCCTGGAAACCCAAAAAATCCTTCATGATCAAGAAATCAAAATTACTGCAACAACGGTGCGTGTGCCGGTGATCAGGAGCCACTCGGAATCGGTAAATATTGAAACCGAGAGGAAACTTACACCTGAAGAAGTTCGGGAAATCCTGGGACGGGCCCCCGGCGTTGTTATTCAGGATGATCTGCCAAATCTACAGTATCCGATGCCGCTTTATACTTCCCACCGTGACGAGGTTTTCGTGGGAAGAATCAGAAACGATTTTTCTCACGAGCAAGCGTTAAATTTGTGGATCGCGGCCGATCAATTACGCAAAGGCGCGGCAACTAATGCTGTTCAAATCGCAGAAATCCTCGTCAACCGTAATCTACTCTAA
- a CDS encoding translocation-enhancing protein TepA, which produces MELRGEPRDPRITRQPQSPPQPEKRKIQGVRKIDAIKEFGQLNIPNVKTNIHCVPIVGQIEGHLVLPPQNKTTKYEHIIPQLVAVEQNPEIEALLIVLNTVGGDVEAGLAIAEMIVSMSKPTVSLILGGGHSIGVPVAVSARYSFIAETATMTIHPIRLSGLVIGVPQTYEYLDKMQDRVVRFVARHSRITEEKFRELMFRTGELARDIGTVLVGRDAVDVGLIDNVGGLGDAIRKLQEMIQETKRGKGVAR; this is translated from the coding sequence ATGGAGCTACGTGGTGAGCCGCGAGATCCCCGAATAACCCGTCAACCTCAGAGTCCTCCCCAGCCTGAAAAGCGTAAAATACAAGGGGTAAGGAAGATCGATGCCATTAAGGAATTCGGACAATTGAACATTCCCAATGTAAAAACCAATATCCACTGTGTCCCGATAGTAGGTCAGATTGAAGGGCACCTGGTGCTCCCCCCGCAGAACAAAACTACAAAGTACGAGCACATCATTCCCCAACTGGTGGCTGTAGAGCAAAACCCGGAAATAGAAGCACTTTTAATTGTTTTGAATACAGTGGGGGGAGATGTTGAAGCCGGACTGGCGATTGCAGAAATGATCGTGAGCATGTCCAAGCCGACGGTTTCTCTTATTTTAGGAGGAGGTCATTCAATCGGGGTTCCGGTAGCGGTAAGTGCTCGATATTCCTTTATTGCTGAAACTGCCACGATGACAATCCATCCAATAAGGTTGAGCGGCTTGGTAATTGGAGTTCCACAAACATATGAGTACCTGGATAAGATGCAGGACAGAGTGGTCCGATTTGTTGCCAGGCACTCGCGTATTACCGAGGAGAAATTCCGGGAGTTGATGTTCCGGACCGGGGAACTGGCGCGGGATATCGGAACGGTTCTTGTGGGGAGAGATGCGGTGGATGTAGGATTAATTGACAATGTGGGAGGGCTCGGTGATGCGATCAGAAAATTGCAGGAGATGATACAGGAAACAAAAAGAGGAAAAGGGGTGGCTCGGTGA
- a CDS encoding 4-hydroxy-tetrahydrodipicolinate reductase, whose amino-acid sequence MGEEIRVVVTGAAGRMGQEVIKAVLKEKDLKLVGAVDVREVGTDIGEMVGLPGHGIAIQAELRKVLEDNHAHVLVDFTNPQAVIKNAITALNYGVSPVIGTTGLDEVEIEELRKLSEKSGLGVLIAPNFALGAVLMMDFARRAARYFKHVEIIELHHDQKIDAPSGTALKTAQMIEAEREPFRQGHPDEYEKVPGARGGEWKGIRIHSIRLPGLVAHQEVIFGSLGQVLTIRHDSLSRESFMPGVILGIRKIRQLKGVVIGLEKILD is encoded by the coding sequence GTGGGCGAGGAAATCCGGGTAGTTGTTACCGGAGCCGCCGGAAGAATGGGGCAAGAGGTAATTAAAGCCGTTCTTAAAGAAAAAGATTTAAAGCTCGTGGGAGCCGTAGATGTGAGAGAAGTTGGGACCGACATCGGAGAAATGGTTGGTCTGCCAGGCCATGGAATTGCAATTCAGGCAGAGTTGCGTAAAGTTTTAGAAGACAATCATGCCCACGTTCTGGTTGACTTTACGAACCCTCAAGCTGTAATCAAAAACGCCATCACTGCTCTCAACTACGGTGTCTCCCCGGTAATCGGCACGACAGGCTTGGATGAGGTTGAGATCGAAGAACTCCGGAAACTTTCCGAAAAGTCAGGTCTGGGGGTTTTGATTGCTCCGAATTTTGCCTTAGGCGCGGTTCTCATGATGGACTTTGCCCGCCGCGCAGCCCGTTATTTCAAACATGTGGAGATCATCGAACTTCACCACGATCAAAAAATCGATGCACCTTCCGGCACCGCGCTTAAAACCGCCCAGATGATTGAAGCAGAAAGAGAACCTTTTCGCCAGGGGCATCCGGATGAATACGAGAAAGTCCCGGGGGCTAGAGGTGGAGAGTGGAAGGGGATCAGAATCCACAGCATCCGTCTACCCGGTCTGGTTGCTCACCAGGAGGTGATTTTTGGTTCCCTGGGACAGGTGCTGACCATACGCCATGATTCTCTAAGTCGGGAATCTTTTATGCCCGGAGTCATCCTGGGAATTAGAAAAATCCGCCAGTTGAAAGGAGTGGTAATCGGATTAGAAAAAATTCTGGACTAG
- a CDS encoding YlmC/YmxH family sporulation protein gives MRLSELGGKEIINIFDGARLGTIGDSDLVIDPESGEIESIILPQRTNFFNFWIDRQDLVVPWETVKKIGSEVIIVELDRTYTLYRKKIKQSSPGLK, from the coding sequence TTGAGACTCAGTGAGCTCGGAGGCAAGGAAATAATCAATATTTTTGATGGCGCTCGTTTGGGTACAATTGGAGACTCCGACCTTGTAATTGATCCCGAAAGCGGAGAAATTGAATCGATTATCCTTCCGCAGCGTACGAATTTCTTTAACTTCTGGATCGATCGCCAGGACCTGGTAGTGCCCTGGGAGACCGTTAAAAAAATCGGAAGCGAAGTAATTATAGTAGAGCTCGACCGAACATATACTCTTTATAGAAAAAAAATTAAACAATCCAGCCCGGGTTTGAAATAA
- the dapA gene encoding 4-hydroxy-tetrahydrodipicolinate synthase: protein MKDFGRVLTAMVTPFTESGEVAYEQAATLARYLVKTGSDGIVVSGTTGESPVLTKGEKERLFAVVKEAVGDQATVIAGTGSNNTKDSIELTKIAEKVGVDGVMLVTPYYNKPSQEGLYQHFKAVAQETSLPVIVYNVPGRTSVNLLPGTVKKLAEIENIVAVKEASGSLDQVAEIRRTTPQDFIIYSGDDSLTLPMLALGGHGVISVASHVAGKLIKEMVTNFIAGKVEEAKEIHLKLYPLFKVLFITTNPVPVKAAVKLAGINVGPPRLPLVEATSQEVEAIEKVMKDLDLIKN, encoded by the coding sequence ATGAAGGATTTCGGGCGTGTTTTAACCGCAATGGTTACTCCTTTTACAGAAAGCGGTGAGGTAGCTTACGAACAGGCTGCAACCCTGGCGCGTTACTTAGTGAAAACCGGGTCGGACGGAATTGTTGTTTCAGGGACTACCGGCGAATCACCTGTTTTGACCAAAGGAGAAAAAGAGAGGCTCTTCGCCGTTGTCAAGGAAGCCGTAGGGGATCAAGCAACAGTAATCGCCGGCACCGGCTCAAATAACACAAAGGATTCCATTGAATTAACCAAAATTGCCGAAAAGGTTGGAGTTGATGGAGTTATGCTTGTAACTCCTTACTATAACAAACCAAGTCAGGAGGGTCTATACCAGCATTTCAAGGCCGTTGCTCAGGAAACCAGCCTCCCTGTAATCGTATACAACGTCCCCGGGCGAACATCGGTCAACCTTTTGCCGGGAACAGTGAAAAAACTCGCTGAAATCGAAAACATCGTTGCTGTTAAAGAAGCAAGCGGGAGCCTTGATCAGGTCGCAGAAATCAGGCGAACAACGCCCCAGGACTTTATAATTTACAGCGGAGACGACTCCCTTACCCTGCCAATGCTGGCACTTGGCGGTCATGGTGTCATCAGTGTTGCCTCACACGTCGCAGGAAAATTAATCAAAGAAATGGTTACGAACTTTATTGCTGGAAAAGTGGAGGAGGCAAAGGAGATTCATCTAAAACTCTACCCCCTTTTCAAAGTTTTATTTATTACAACAAACCCTGTTCCTGTTAAGGCAGCTGTTAAGCTTGCCGGGATCAACGTAGGGCCCCCGCGGCTTCCCCTGGTTGAAGCAACAAGCCAAGAGGTGGAGGCAATTGAGAAAGTAATGAAGGATTTGGATCTGATAAAAAACTAA
- a CDS encoding D-alanyl-D-alanine carboxypeptidase, translating into MKERNLLLGKDLRYSRLVWCQILIIISLLIKPVSPAAASAPQLTADAAILMDYRTGQVLYSNHATQQRPPASTTKILTALLGLELGSKKEIAAVSRNASRTGGASLSLREGDSFYLNDIIKGALISSGNDAAAAIAEHIGGNRELFACLMNYKARVIGASRSQFFNPHGLPCPGHHATAYDLALITRYALKNKDFQEIVKTRTGTIRELKTGSLILLSNTNRLLWSKYRDLQVIGVKTGTTSEAGQCLVAAAEHKGRTLISVVLHSHDRYADTLNLLNYGFRKCHWFKIAKGEPLLALPVWNGKFSAVGVGPDADFEFPVNPEQLPFLERRVRLEPFLKAPFKAGTKAGTLEIFLKERLLFKTDLVTLTAVPRQNWFKKGV; encoded by the coding sequence TTGAAGGAGCGGAACCTTTTGCTGGGAAAGGATCTCAGGTATTCCCGACTTGTCTGGTGCCAGATTTTAATTATTATCTCATTATTAATCAAACCGGTTTCTCCTGCAGCAGCCAGTGCTCCCCAGCTTACGGCAGATGCCGCCATTTTAATGGATTATCGAACAGGCCAGGTTCTTTACAGCAATCACGCAACCCAGCAGCGCCCCCCTGCCAGTACCACAAAAATCCTCACCGCTCTGCTCGGTCTGGAACTGGGCTCGAAAAAAGAAATTGCTGCTGTCAGCCGGAATGCCTCACGCACTGGAGGAGCAAGCCTCTCCTTAAGAGAAGGCGATTCTTTTTACCTCAATGATATAATCAAAGGTGCTTTAATCAGTTCCGGCAACGACGCCGCGGCAGCAATCGCCGAACACATAGGGGGAAACAGGGAGCTGTTTGCCTGCTTAATGAATTACAAGGCTAGAGTAATCGGAGCCAGCCGGAGCCAGTTTTTTAATCCCCACGGCTTGCCTTGCCCCGGCCACCATGCCACAGCCTACGATCTTGCCTTAATTACTCGTTATGCTTTGAAAAATAAAGATTTTCAGGAGATTGTAAAAACCCGAACCGGAACGATTCGCGAACTGAAAACAGGCAGTTTAATTCTCCTAAGTAATACAAACCGGTTGCTCTGGAGCAAATACCGCGATCTTCAAGTCATCGGGGTAAAGACGGGGACAACAAGCGAGGCAGGCCAGTGCCTGGTCGCGGCAGCAGAACATAAGGGCCGAACCTTAATCAGCGTTGTCCTCCACAGCCATGATCGCTACGCTGATACTTTAAACCTCCTGAATTACGGTTTTAGAAAATGCCACTGGTTTAAAATTGCAAAAGGAGAGCCTCTCCTGGCATTGCCGGTCTGGAACGGAAAGTTTTCTGCTGTAGGAGTCGGTCCAGATGCCGATTTTGAATTTCCGGTCAACCCGGAACAGCTACCTTTTCTTGAGAGAAGAGTCCGCCTCGAGCCCTTTTTAAAGGCACCTTTTAAAGCTGGAACGAAGGCAGGAACACTGGAAATTTTCCTGAAAGAGAGGCTCCTTTTTAAAACAGACCTGGTGACCCTAACAGCAGTACCCCGGCAGAACTGGTTTAAAAAAGGAGTTTAA
- a CDS encoding polysaccharide deacetylase family protein — protein sequence MFVAFCSGLYVLTNHSAEKTFLDRRPIYQGNNARKSVAFTVNVDWGEEHLPQMLAVFDKHKIKATFFVTGRWARNNPQLVRKVARAGHEIGNHSFSHPHVNNLNLEDNIKEIAQTAEIIYDLTKRKTKFFAPPYGEYNEVVLEAARRLNHRTILWTVDTLDWQKPPPEWITSRVLTRVHNGAIILMHPTASTVKALSEIIQSLAAQDYQIEPLEKLISNKS from the coding sequence ATGTTTGTAGCTTTCTGTTCGGGTCTTTATGTGTTAACCAACCACTCCGCGGAAAAAACCTTTCTCGACAGGAGGCCAATTTATCAGGGAAACAACGCAAGAAAATCTGTTGCCTTCACGGTGAACGTAGACTGGGGGGAAGAGCACCTTCCTCAAATGCTTGCCGTTTTTGATAAACATAAAATTAAAGCAACATTTTTTGTAACAGGACGCTGGGCCAGGAACAACCCCCAACTGGTCCGGAAAGTCGCCAGAGCAGGGCACGAAATTGGAAATCACAGTTTTTCTCATCCCCATGTGAACAATTTAAATCTGGAAGACAACATCAAGGAAATTGCGCAAACTGCGGAAATTATTTATGATCTCACAAAAAGGAAAACTAAATTTTTTGCTCCCCCCTATGGAGAATACAACGAAGTTGTCTTAGAAGCAGCCCGCAGGTTAAATCACCGGACGATCCTCTGGACCGTTGATACCCTGGACTGGCAAAAACCTCCACCGGAATGGATCACCTCGCGAGTTTTAACGAGGGTGCACAACGGCGCGATCATCCTTATGCATCCTACAGCTTCAACTGTAAAAGCACTCTCCGAAATTATTCAGAGTCTCGCCGCCCAGGATTATCAGATAGAGCCTTTGGAAAAACTAATTTCGAATAAGTCTTAA
- a CDS encoding dipicolinate synthase subunit B, with translation MRLKGVRVGFVVTGSHCTIQEILREIEKIVAEGADVFPVVSYSVSTTDTRFGKASDWCNRLQEITKKAVIKTIAEAEPIGPGKSFDVLVVAPCTGNTLAKLANGITDTPALMAIKAHLRNQRPVVIAVSTNDGLGLNAKNIATLLNAKNIYMVPFGQDNPFAKPNSLVAHMEKIIDTVCLALEGKQIQPVLVEYKNN, from the coding sequence ATGCGTCTCAAAGGAGTGCGTGTGGGGTTTGTGGTAACGGGTTCCCACTGTACCATCCAAGAAATCCTCAGGGAAATCGAAAAAATTGTGGCAGAAGGAGCAGATGTTTTTCCTGTTGTTTCCTATTCTGTAAGTACAACAGATACACGTTTTGGAAAAGCCTCTGACTGGTGTAACAGGCTTCAAGAAATAACGAAAAAGGCTGTTATCAAAACAATTGCGGAGGCAGAACCAATTGGGCCCGGAAAATCATTCGATGTGCTGGTTGTTGCCCCCTGTACAGGAAACACCCTGGCTAAGCTGGCAAATGGAATTACAGATACCCCTGCCTTGATGGCAATTAAAGCCCATTTGCGCAATCAGCGCCCGGTCGTCATTGCGGTTTCCACAAATGATGGGCTCGGCCTTAATGCCAAAAATATTGCAACTCTACTCAACGCAAAAAACATTTACATGGTGCCTTTCGGTCAGGATAACCCGTTCGCTAAACCGAACTCTCTTGTGGCACACATGGAAAAAATTATCGACACCGTTTGTCTGGCTCTGGAAGGAAAACAGATCCAGCCTGTTTTAGTAGAATATAAAAACAATTAG
- a CDS encoding insulinase family protein: protein MYNKTVLSNGIRIVTEEMPGVRSVAFGVWIGTGSHYEDASEAGISHLIEHLLFKGTQKRTAKEIAEAIESVGGQLNAFTSKEYTCYYARVLDEHLPLAIDVLADMFFSSLFTPEDIEREKRVVQEEIRMYEDSPDEIIHDIFAQTIWDGHPLGRPVIGTRDSVAALSREKIISFYQKYYRPANLVLALAGNIKHERAVSLLEPLFAQGTPGEAVEYSTTPPQPRAVFKHFYKPLEQVQLCMGVPALSQKDERIYALQILNSLLGGGASSRLFQKIREERALVYSIYSYYTAFRDTGLFVIYAATSPDNFDDVLELSWQEIRRIAEDGISPEELTRSKEQIKGSILLASENVIHRMHRLGKSDLIYNRLITTEEILEKVFRVNRTEIQELAQELLDPGRFTATVLGNLDVERISLPWAKEF, encoded by the coding sequence ATGTACAATAAAACCGTTTTGAGCAACGGGATACGGATTGTAACTGAGGAAATGCCGGGAGTCCGTTCCGTTGCTTTTGGCGTCTGGATTGGAACAGGTTCCCATTATGAAGATGCATCGGAGGCAGGAATCTCACACCTGATCGAACACCTTCTCTTTAAGGGCACCCAAAAACGGACTGCAAAAGAAATTGCCGAGGCTATTGAATCTGTAGGCGGCCAGCTCAACGCTTTTACAAGCAAAGAATACACCTGTTATTACGCCAGGGTTTTAGACGAACACCTGCCCCTTGCAATAGATGTCTTGGCAGATATGTTTTTTTCTTCCCTTTTTACTCCTGAAGATATCGAGCGGGAAAAAAGGGTGGTTCAGGAAGAAATTCGGATGTACGAAGACTCTCCTGACGAAATCATTCACGACATTTTTGCACAAACGATCTGGGATGGGCACCCCCTTGGCCGTCCGGTAATCGGTACGAGGGATTCGGTCGCTGCTTTATCGCGGGAAAAAATAATTTCCTTTTATCAGAAGTACTACCGTCCTGCCAATCTGGTGCTGGCCCTGGCCGGTAACATCAAGCACGAAAGGGCCGTCTCCCTCCTGGAACCCCTTTTCGCTCAAGGAACACCCGGAGAGGCTGTCGAATATTCCACAACTCCGCCTCAACCCCGTGCGGTTTTTAAGCACTTTTATAAACCGCTGGAACAGGTACAACTTTGCATGGGGGTGCCGGCCCTCTCTCAAAAAGATGAACGGATTTACGCCCTGCAAATTTTAAACAGCCTCCTGGGTGGGGGAGCAAGCTCCCGCCTGTTTCAAAAAATCCGGGAAGAACGCGCCCTTGTCTATTCCATATACAGCTATTATACGGCTTTTCGTGATACCGGATTATTTGTAATCTATGCTGCAACAAGCCCGGATAATTTTGACGACGTGCTGGAGTTGAGCTGGCAGGAGATCAGGAGGATTGCTGAGGACGGGATCTCTCCTGAAGAATTGACCCGAAGCAAAGAACAAATTAAAGGAAGCATCCTGCTGGCTTCAGAAAATGTCATCCATAGAATGCACCGTTTGGGAAAATCTGATTTAATCTACAACCGCTTGATTACAACGGAAGAGATTCTGGAAAAAGTATTCCGTGTAAACCGGACAGAGATCCAGGAACTGGCACAAGAACTCCTGGATCCGGGCAGGTTCACCGCAACTGTACTGGGCAATCTGGATGTAGAGCGGATATCCCTTCCCTGGGCAAAGGAGTTTTAG